Proteins from one Calditrichota bacterium genomic window:
- a CDS encoding cyclic nucleotide-binding domain-containing protein yields the protein MIPNVQSEDAKWVVETYFSNPERKISIKKGEVLLKEDQINNRLFLVLDGKFSGSVTDDKGNQQEAFRTFPGKYIGLHSFFSGSFTSIATVRAMSDSEVVFMERHDPVVPYKGRLTLEEQFMPIVVFGLVNRQQSELNLFKEKEATYKKLIEHEKQASLGKMAAGIAHELNNAVAVLFSSANWLIEKIAHTWQDQKETAIFEAGLLSGRHLSSREKRELQKMWQSKHSLSSTAAKALAQTGLPEQTLLRLNNNLEKSSERLNMLWEIGASLNDMRTASQHAKHVVKSVKLLGAKSTDRERLNINESIENALALLSTKVKTVNLEADLGQLPVFSANMGEMVQVWLNLTKNAIEALNSAKSADPKINVKSYGDTKKIYVEISDNGPGIPSELQKAIFEPDVTTKKTGMSFGLGLGLAIVKRIVSSYNGKVKLTSSESGSTFKISLPLEH from the coding sequence ATGATCCCCAATGTTCAAAGTGAAGATGCAAAATGGGTTGTGGAAACGTACTTCTCCAATCCTGAGCGAAAAATTAGTATAAAAAAAGGGGAAGTTCTCCTAAAAGAAGATCAGATTAATAACCGGCTATTTCTTGTTCTTGATGGGAAATTTTCCGGCAGTGTAACTGATGACAAGGGCAATCAACAAGAGGCGTTTCGTACATTCCCCGGGAAATATATTGGACTTCATTCTTTTTTTTCAGGGTCATTTACAAGCATCGCAACCGTACGGGCAATGTCTGATTCTGAAGTAGTTTTTATGGAAAGACACGATCCGGTTGTACCATACAAAGGCCGCTTAACTTTAGAAGAACAGTTTATGCCAATCGTGGTTTTTGGATTGGTTAACCGTCAGCAAAGTGAATTAAACCTTTTTAAAGAAAAAGAAGCTACATATAAAAAACTGATTGAACATGAAAAACAGGCCTCTTTGGGTAAAATGGCTGCAGGAATTGCACATGAATTAAACAACGCGGTTGCAGTTTTATTCAGCAGCGCAAATTGGTTGATTGAAAAAATTGCCCATACATGGCAAGATCAAAAAGAGACCGCTATTTTTGAAGCAGGGCTTTTAAGCGGCCGACATTTAAGCAGCCGGGAAAAGCGTGAACTGCAAAAAATGTGGCAAAGTAAACATAGTTTATCATCAACCGCAGCAAAAGCCCTTGCACAGACTGGATTGCCGGAACAAACCCTGTTACGATTGAATAACAATCTTGAGAAAAGTTCTGAGCGACTGAATATGCTTTGGGAAATCGGGGCCTCATTAAATGATATGCGTACGGCCTCACAACACGCCAAACACGTTGTGAAATCTGTTAAACTATTGGGCGCCAAAAGCACCGATCGGGAAAGACTGAATATTAATGAAAGTATAGAGAATGCCCTGGCTCTTTTAAGTACAAAAGTGAAAACAGTTAATCTGGAAGCTGATCTTGGACAGCTACCAGTTTTTAGTGCCAACATGGGCGAAATGGTGCAGGTATGGTTAAATCTGACAAAGAATGCTATTGAAGCGTTAAATAGTGCAAAATCTGCAGACCCGAAAATTAATGTTAAAAGTTACGGTGACACAAAAAAAATATATGTTGAAATAAGTGATAACGGACCGGGTATTCCTTCAGAATTACAAAAAGCCATTTTCGAACCAGACGTAACTACCAAAAAAACCGGCATGTCATTTGGCCTGGGGTTGGGGTTAGCCATTGTTAAAAGAATTGTTTCTTCATATAATGGAAAAGTAAAGTTAACCAGTTCAGAATCCGGAAGCACATTTAAAATAAGTTTACCATTGGAGCATTAA
- a CDS encoding response regulator has translation MEKVNIICIDDQREVLAAVQKDLVMFEPMAEIIECESSEEAEEVLEDLYAEEKPVAMIISDHIMPDENGVEFLARMQKDDRFKKVSSILLTGLATHQDTIEAINRARISHYIEKPWKAEDLQNKIKALLTHFILASGRDYTDYQEFMDQDVIIQEMRNRV, from the coding sequence ATGGAAAAAGTAAATATTATCTGTATCGATGATCAGCGTGAAGTTTTGGCTGCAGTTCAAAAGGATTTAGTAATGTTTGAGCCAATGGCAGAAATTATTGAATGCGAATCTTCGGAAGAAGCAGAAGAAGTTCTGGAAGATTTATACGCTGAAGAAAAACCCGTAGCAATGATCATCTCAGATCATATTATGCCGGATGAAAACGGCGTTGAGTTTCTTGCCCGCATGCAAAAAGACGATCGATTTAAAAAAGTCTCCTCAATTTTATTAACCGGCCTTGCCACACACCAGGATACAATTGAAGCCATCAATCGTGCACGAATAAGTCATTATATTGAAAAACCATGGAAAGCCGAAGATCTGCAAAATAAGATTAAAGCACTCCTGACACATTTTATTTTGGCCAGTGGACGTGATTATACAGATTACCAGGAATTTATGGATCAGGATGTAATTATTCAGGAAATGCGCAACAGAGTTTAA
- a CDS encoding thioredoxin, with translation MLQTDLTHIESEEAFKATLEENENVMICCGRMGPMCIPVYEVMEEIEGDYKHVKFADMAFDSPYSHVIRSLPECTTFNGLPFTVYFKNGKVVKATSSIQDMDQVTSILDENFK, from the coding sequence ATGTTACAGACAGACTTAACGCACATTGAATCGGAAGAAGCTTTTAAAGCAACATTGGAAGAAAATGAAAATGTAATGATTTGCTGCGGACGGATGGGACCGATGTGTATTCCGGTTTACGAAGTTATGGAAGAAATTGAAGGCGACTATAAACATGTGAAATTTGCTGATATGGCTTTTGATTCACCCTACTCACATGTAATCCGCTCACTGCCGGAGTGCACAACTTTTAACGGTTTGCCTTTTACAGTCTATTTTAAAAATGGCAAAGTTGTAAAAGCAACAAGCAGCATACAAGATATGGATCAGGTTACGTCAATTTTAGATGAGAACTTTAAATAG
- the trxB gene encoding thioredoxin-disulfide reductase, with the protein MKTDYDVIVIGAGPAGLTAGMYLSRAKMNTLILNQGAVGGQTVLTHKVANYPGIESINGFQLARTMKAQAKSFGCTIKSNIKITNLRLEGPIKKVETNNKNSYSAKAVILATGGRSRSLGVAGEEDYKGQGISYCATCDGDFFQDKEIIVVGGGNSALEEAVSLTKYASKVTVVHQFDHFQAFEHAVKEAKNNPKIDFIMESTIVEFSGDDQLTGVKIKNLKTGKISYKQIDGVFILIGYVPNTELFENIISTNERNEIIVNQDLETNIEGVYSAGDANAKKYRQITTAVADGTIAALNVMEYLHD; encoded by the coding sequence ATGAAAACAGATTATGATGTAATTGTGATTGGAGCCGGACCTGCTGGACTGACAGCCGGAATGTATCTTTCCCGTGCAAAAATGAACACACTTATTTTAAACCAGGGTGCAGTAGGCGGACAAACGGTTTTGACCCACAAAGTGGCAAACTATCCCGGCATTGAAAGCATTAATGGTTTTCAGCTTGCCCGAACAATGAAAGCCCAGGCTAAGAGTTTTGGATGCACTATAAAATCGAACATTAAGATTACAAATTTGCGACTTGAAGGCCCAATAAAAAAAGTTGAAACCAATAATAAAAACAGCTATTCGGCAAAAGCCGTGATTTTAGCAACCGGTGGACGATCCCGATCTTTAGGTGTTGCAGGTGAGGAGGATTATAAAGGTCAGGGAATTTCCTATTGTGCCACCTGCGATGGCGACTTTTTTCAGGATAAAGAAATTATTGTTGTGGGTGGTGGAAACTCAGCGCTGGAAGAAGCTGTCTCGCTGACAAAATATGCCAGCAAAGTAACTGTGGTTCACCAGTTCGATCATTTTCAGGCTTTTGAACATGCAGTTAAGGAAGCCAAAAACAATCCTAAAATTGATTTTATTATGGAATCAACCATTGTTGAATTTTCCGGAGATGACCAGCTAACTGGTGTAAAAATAAAAAACCTTAAAACTGGTAAAATTTCTTACAAACAAATTGACGGGGTTTTTATTCTGATTGGATATGTTCCCAATACGGAGCTTTTTGAAAATATAATCTCAACAAATGAAAGAAATGAGATTATTGTAAATCAGGATCTTGAAACAAATATAGAAGGGGTTTATTCTGCGGGTGATGCCAATGCTAAAAAGTACAGGCAAATAACAACCGCTGTGGCAGATGGGACTATTGCTGCTTTAAATGTTATGGAATATTTACACGATTAG
- a CDS encoding aldo/keto reductase, protein MTLKKFSKSDETVSLLGYGAWGIGGGMWRGEDDNESKKTLHKAIESGVNLFDSAYVYGDGHSEKLLGEVEKEHGSNLFLTSKVPPKNMQWPAKNKTKLKDAFPKDHIIEMTEKSLRHFNRDYIDLQQFHVWNDAWADQDEWKEAIFKLKEQGKVRYFGISINDHQPANGIKAGQTGMIDSFQVIFNIFDQSPTDELFSFCLENNISILARVPFDEGSLTGNIKPDTVFPEKDWRNHYFRGDRKQQVWDRVQKIQEDISGECDNIAEAALRYIIGFEAVTTVIPGMRKERNLLANVKSVASGSLSAGLMEKLKEHRWVRSFY, encoded by the coding sequence ATGACTTTAAAAAAATTTTCAAAATCAGATGAAACTGTATCCCTGCTTGGTTATGGCGCCTGGGGAATTGGCGGGGGAATGTGGCGCGGCGAAGATGATAATGAATCAAAAAAGACGCTGCACAAAGCTATTGAATCCGGTGTAAATCTTTTTGACTCGGCGTATGTTTATGGCGATGGCCATAGTGAAAAACTATTGGGTGAGGTTGAGAAAGAACATGGAAGTAACCTGTTTCTAACCTCCAAAGTACCGCCAAAAAACATGCAATGGCCGGCAAAAAATAAAACCAAATTAAAAGACGCATTCCCCAAAGATCACATTATTGAAATGACAGAAAAAAGCCTGCGTCATTTTAATCGTGATTATATCGATCTGCAACAGTTTCATGTTTGGAATGATGCATGGGCTGATCAGGATGAATGGAAAGAGGCAATCTTTAAATTGAAAGAGCAGGGCAAGGTGCGATATTTTGGAATTTCGATAAATGACCACCAGCCTGCCAATGGCATTAAAGCTGGTCAAACGGGTATGATTGATTCTTTCCAGGTTATTTTTAATATTTTCGATCAGTCTCCCACAGATGAACTTTTTTCATTTTGCCTTGAGAATAATATCAGCATATTAGCGCGAGTTCCTTTTGATGAAGGAAGCTTAACGGGAAATATAAAACCGGATACTGTTTTTCCCGAAAAGGATTGGCGTAACCACTATTTCCGCGGAGACCGCAAACAACAAGTCTGGGACCGGGTTCAAAAAATTCAGGAAGATATTTCCGGAGAGTGTGATAATATTGCTGAAGCGGCATTACGCTATATTATTGGTTTTGAAGCTGTGACGACTGTTATTCCGGGAATGCGTAAAGAACGCAATTTATTGGCCAATGTAAAAAGTGTTGCTAGTGGTTCTTTATCTGCTGGATTGATGGAGAAACTTAAAGAACACCGTTGGGTGAGGAGTTTTTATTAA
- the thrC gene encoding threonine synthase, with the protein MKFYSTKNKNHLVSLKEAVLKGLPPDNGLYMPQTIPQLPNTFFNSLGSKSMQEMAFEVANAFFGDDLNNADLEWVVEDAINFDAPLKAIHNDIFALELFHGPTMAFKDFGARFMSRLMSKIISKQDKTVHILVATSGDTGSAVAQGFYDVDGIHVTILYPSGKVSKIQEQQIATLDKNISTLEIDGTFDDCQHLVKTAFLDLELNKQILLSSANSINVARFIPQSFYYFYSMAQVLKLTDKPVVFSVPSGNFGNLTAGLFAQKMGLPVHHFVAAVNANDTFPRYLADGKFEAKPSVKTISNAMDVGNPSNLGRIFDLFNNDIDQIRNHISSYSFSDSQTKVAIREIFNSTNYLLDPHGAVGYLGMQKYLSEQESNPAGIVFETAHPAKFKDVVDDVISAEIEIPDRLKSFMERKKTSISISRNYSDFKEYLLSKVV; encoded by the coding sequence ATGAAATTTTACAGTACGAAAAATAAAAACCACCTGGTGTCTTTGAAAGAAGCTGTGTTAAAAGGTTTGCCGCCGGATAACGGCCTTTACATGCCACAAACTATCCCGCAGCTACCGAATACTTTTTTTAATAGCCTTGGTTCTAAGTCGATGCAAGAAATGGCATTTGAAGTAGCCAATGCATTTTTTGGAGATGATTTAAATAACGCTGATTTAGAATGGGTTGTTGAAGATGCCATAAATTTTGATGCGCCTTTAAAGGCAATCCATAATGACATTTTTGCTCTTGAACTTTTCCATGGCCCAACAATGGCTTTTAAGGATTTTGGTGCACGATTTATGTCACGCCTAATGAGCAAGATTATCAGTAAACAAGATAAAACTGTTCATATTCTTGTGGCAACATCCGGGGATACAGGAAGTGCCGTGGCTCAGGGTTTTTATGATGTGGATGGCATTCATGTTACTATTTTGTATCCATCCGGTAAAGTGAGCAAAATCCAGGAACAGCAAATTGCCACGCTCGATAAAAACATTTCTACTTTAGAAATTGATGGTACTTTTGATGATTGCCAGCATTTGGTAAAAACGGCATTTCTCGATCTGGAACTAAACAAACAAATATTACTTTCTTCGGCGAATTCGATAAATGTGGCGCGTTTTATCCCACAATCATTTTACTATTTTTATTCAATGGCTCAGGTTCTAAAACTAACAGATAAACCAGTTGTGTTTTCTGTTCCCAGTGGAAATTTTGGAAACCTGACTGCTGGTTTGTTTGCACAAAAAATGGGATTGCCGGTTCATCATTTTGTGGCGGCAGTTAATGCAAATGATACTTTCCCAAGATATTTGGCAGATGGAAAATTTGAAGCAAAGCCTTCGGTAAAAACAATCTCCAATGCAATGGATGTTGGTAACCCCAGTAACCTTGGTCGCATATTTGATCTGTTTAATAATGACATAGATCAAATAAGAAATCATATTTCTTCTTATTCTTTTTCAGATAGTCAAACCAAAGTTGCTATACGAGAAATATTCAATTCAACAAATTATTTACTCGATCCACATGGGGCGGTTGGTTACCTGGGAATGCAGAAATACTTAAGCGAGCAGGAATCCAATCCTGCAGGAATAGTTTTTGAAACAGCTCATCCTGCAAAATTTAAAGATGTGGTGGATGACGTTATCTCAGCAGAAATTGAAATCCCGGATCGACTAAAAAGTTTTATGGAGCGAAAAAAAACAAGTATAAGTATTTCCCGCAACTATAGTGATTTTAAGGAATATTTGCTATCTAAAGTAGTTTAG
- the tnpA gene encoding IS200/IS605 family transposase codes for MAGTFSQIYIQVVFAVQNRSNLLHKSFRDEVFKYMAGIIKNKGQKPIIINGVEDHVHLFIGLKPAMAISDLVRDVKNNTSNFINGQGWIKGHFSWQSGYGAFSYGQSQIDSVYNYILNQETHHHKKTFREEYLDFLKKFEIPFDERYLFDWIEK; via the coding sequence ATGGCAGGCACTTTTTCTCAGATTTATATTCAGGTTGTTTTTGCTGTTCAAAATAGGTCAAACCTATTGCATAAATCTTTTAGAGACGAGGTCTTTAAATATATGGCAGGAATAATTAAAAATAAGGGTCAAAAGCCAATTATAATTAATGGAGTAGAAGATCATGTCCACCTGTTTATTGGTTTAAAACCAGCGATGGCAATATCCGATTTAGTACGTGACGTAAAAAATAATACCAGTAACTTTATTAATGGGCAAGGTTGGATTAAAGGACATTTTTCATGGCAGAGTGGTTATGGAGCATTTTCTTACGGCCAATCTCAAATTGATTCTGTTTATAATTATATTTTAAACCAAGAGACACATCATCATAAAAAAACATTTCGTGAAGAGTATCTAGATTTTCTAAAAAAATTTGAGATACCATTCGATGAAAGATACCTATTTGATTGGATTGAAAAATAA
- a CDS encoding homoserine kinase translates to MKKISVFAPATVSNIACGFDTFGFAIEGPGDIVSATIDESFRGLKISKISGDEGRLPLDVSKNTAGIAVLALLDKIEYHGGIDLQIEKKMPFASGLGSSAASAAAAVHAVNELLDQPLKKIELLPFIIKSETSIGGTEHADNAAPSLLGGFVLVRSLDPVDIINLPIPEDLHYAVVHPQVEINTGESRQTLPQNIPLKTAVKHWANTASIVQALNNGDLDLLSRSVEDFVAEPVRSKNIPFYAKAKNQAMSSGAIACNISGSGPSIFAFCDSIAAAQKVSSVMELVYKENEIGCTSYFGKIRRKGAEII, encoded by the coding sequence ATGAAAAAAATATCGGTATTTGCCCCGGCAACGGTTTCCAATATTGCCTGTGGTTTTGATACTTTTGGATTTGCAATTGAAGGTCCGGGAGATATTGTTTCTGCCACAATTGATGAAAGTTTTAGAGGGTTAAAGATCTCAAAAATCTCAGGTGATGAAGGCCGCCTGCCACTGGATGTATCAAAAAATACAGCAGGTATAGCAGTACTAGCTTTACTGGATAAAATAGAGTATCATGGTGGCATTGATTTGCAAATTGAGAAAAAGATGCCTTTTGCCAGCGGTTTGGGTTCAAGTGCAGCTAGCGCTGCTGCGGCTGTCCATGCTGTAAATGAATTATTAGACCAACCACTAAAAAAGATTGAGCTTCTTCCATTTATTATAAAGTCTGAAACATCCATCGGAGGAACGGAACATGCAGATAATGCTGCTCCAAGTTTGCTTGGAGGCTTTGTTCTGGTGCGCTCACTCGATCCGGTTGATATTATTAACTTGCCAATCCCGGAAGACTTGCATTACGCAGTAGTGCATCCACAGGTTGAAATTAATACAGGTGAATCCAGGCAAACTTTGCCACAAAATATTCCACTAAAAACCGCAGTAAAACATTGGGCAAATACAGCGTCAATAGTTCAGGCACTAAATAACGGTGATCTGGATTTATTAAGCCGTTCTGTGGAAGATTTTGTCGCAGAACCGGTCCGATCTAAAAATATTCCGTTTTATGCTAAAGCCAAAAATCAGGCAATGTCATCTGGCGCTATTGCTTGTAATATTTCCGGAAGCGGCCCATCCATTTTTGCTTTTTGTGATTCGATAGCTGCAGCCCAAAAAGTATCATCAGTGATGGAATTGGTTTATAAAGAAAATGAAATTGGTTGCACCTCTTATTTTGGAAAAATAAGAAGAAAAGGCGCAGAAATAATTTAG
- the thrA gene encoding bifunctional aspartate kinase/homoserine dehydrogenase I, producing the protein MLVLKFGGTSVGTADSIKEVLKVIKTQKQKDKEIVVVVSAFSGVTNQLQKLSELAQLRDPLYQDELENIRSRHKQMIADLLGDKAPETEEQIMPLILELAEIIHGTYLLRECSVRSKDLILSFGERLSATIISSFFKNSGTDALFCDARKLILTDDQFGGARINFEQTNKKISQHCSGLKSIQVVTGFIASTKNEVTTTLGRGGSDYTAAVFAAALNATELQIWTDVNGVMTTNPSVVNNAFSLDQLTYEEAMELSHFGAKVLHPPTIQPVLEKDIPIRILNTFDTSFSGTVISSTDANTETGITGLTAIDHIALLTIQGSGMVGVPGVAARLFQALAQKEINVILITQASSEHSICVAVKPEDSRPARKAIEAEFRHEIKAREMDSIKTETDLSVLAVVGRNMRRVPGIAGKLFNALGRENINAVAVTQGSSELNISVVVHNKDQKKALNVIHDAFYPETNNVGLSIFLAGSGLIGAELLKQINELGDKSLKVCGIANSKKYLIEKDRIDLKSWQNQFDKKAIKSGKTLFFDEIKKSKNNKKIFVDCSASEIVSNEYETLLENGISVVTANKIANTQSYKNFVRLQELVVNNPVQFNYETNVGAGLPVIETLKMLLRSGDEIIKIEGILSGSLSYLFNTFKKGVSFSDLVKKAGDLGYLEPDPRVDLGGTDVARKILILARECGVSLELSDIKLKSFLPDVCEKAKTVEAFYAELEKNDAYFSDMLSKANSQDKVLRYIASFKNNSLQIGLQAVDQSHPFYNLDVTDNIVAFTTKRYNKTPLVIKGPGAGAEVTAAGVLADILKCGEIK; encoded by the coding sequence ATGCTTGTTTTAAAATTTGGCGGTACATCCGTTGGAACTGCAGATAGCATTAAAGAAGTTCTAAAAGTAATTAAAACTCAAAAGCAAAAAGATAAAGAGATTGTTGTAGTGGTTTCAGCTTTTTCCGGGGTAACCAATCAACTGCAAAAACTGAGTGAACTTGCTCAGTTGCGTGATCCACTTTACCAGGATGAGCTGGAAAATATTCGCTCTCGCCATAAACAAATGATTGCCGATTTGCTAGGCGACAAAGCACCCGAGACTGAAGAGCAAATTATGCCTCTGATCCTTGAATTGGCGGAGATCATTCATGGCACTTATTTATTGCGTGAATGTTCTGTACGTTCAAAAGATTTAATTCTCAGTTTTGGTGAGCGATTATCTGCTACAATTATCAGCTCCTTCTTTAAGAATAGTGGAACTGATGCACTTTTTTGCGATGCCAGAAAATTAATTTTAACCGACGATCAATTTGGAGGCGCCCGAATAAATTTTGAACAAACCAATAAAAAAATCAGCCAACATTGTTCCGGCTTAAAATCAATACAGGTTGTAACCGGGTTTATAGCATCAACAAAAAATGAAGTAACAACAACACTTGGGCGTGGCGGATCTGATTATACTGCGGCGGTTTTTGCAGCTGCTCTTAATGCAACCGAGTTACAAATCTGGACGGATGTAAATGGCGTAATGACTACAAACCCATCTGTGGTAAACAATGCCTTTTCGCTGGATCAGCTAACTTATGAAGAAGCAATGGAGCTTTCGCATTTTGGGGCAAAGGTGTTGCATCCACCAACGATACAACCCGTTCTGGAAAAAGATATCCCAATTCGGATACTAAACACCTTCGACACATCTTTTTCGGGAACCGTTATTTCATCAACAGATGCTAACACTGAAACTGGAATTACAGGTTTAACAGCTATTGATCATATTGCACTGCTAACCATTCAGGGTAGTGGAATGGTTGGTGTACCTGGGGTTGCCGCGCGATTATTTCAGGCATTAGCACAAAAAGAAATAAATGTAATTTTGATTACGCAGGCATCTTCTGAGCATTCTATTTGTGTGGCGGTAAAACCTGAAGATTCTCGTCCGGCTAGAAAGGCAATAGAAGCAGAATTCCGGCATGAAATAAAAGCCAGGGAAATGGATTCCATAAAAACCGAAACCGATCTTTCTGTGCTTGCAGTAGTTGGCCGAAATATGCGACGTGTTCCCGGTATAGCAGGAAAACTATTTAATGCACTTGGCAGAGAAAATATTAATGCAGTCGCTGTGACACAGGGTTCATCAGAGTTGAATATCTCTGTGGTGGTTCACAATAAAGATCAGAAGAAAGCGCTTAATGTAATACACGATGCGTTTTATCCTGAGACAAATAACGTTGGATTAAGTATTTTTCTGGCGGGTTCGGGATTAATTGGCGCAGAACTGCTAAAACAGATTAATGAATTAGGTGATAAAAGTCTAAAAGTTTGTGGCATTGCCAACAGTAAAAAATACTTGATTGAAAAAGATAGAATTGATCTAAAAAGCTGGCAAAACCAGTTCGACAAAAAGGCAATCAAATCGGGAAAGACTTTATTTTTTGATGAGATAAAAAAGAGCAAAAATAACAAAAAGATTTTTGTGGACTGTTCAGCAAGTGAGATAGTTTCCAATGAATATGAAACCTTGCTGGAAAATGGGATTTCTGTTGTAACCGCTAATAAAATTGCCAACACTCAATCGTATAAAAACTTTGTTCGTTTACAGGAGTTGGTCGTAAACAATCCGGTTCAATTTAATTATGAGACAAATGTAGGTGCAGGACTTCCGGTAATTGAAACTTTAAAAATGCTTCTACGCAGCGGTGATGAAATTATCAAAATTGAAGGTATTCTTTCCGGCTCATTAAGCTACTTGTTTAACACATTTAAAAAAGGTGTATCTTTTAGTGATCTTGTAAAAAAGGCAGGCGATTTGGGTTACCTTGAGCCAGACCCGCGAGTTGATCTTGGTGGAACTGATGTGGCCAGAAAGATTCTGATTTTGGCCAGAGAGTGCGGGGTTTCTTTGGAGCTTTCTGACATTAAATTAAAATCATTTTTGCCAGATGTTTGTGAAAAAGCAAAAACAGTAGAGGCCTTTTATGCTGAACTGGAAAAGAATGATGCATATTTTTCTGATATGTTATCAAAAGCAAATAGCCAGGACAAGGTATTACGATATATTGCTTCTTTTAAAAACAATTCCTTACAGATCGGCTTGCAGGCAGTAGATCAAAGCCATCCATTTTACAATCTTGATGTTACTGACAATATTGTGGCGTTTACAACAAAACGATATAATAAAACACCTCTTGTAATAAAAGGGCCAGGTGCAGGAGCAGAAGTTACTGCAGCAGGTGTGTTGGCTGATATTTTGAAATGTGGTGAAATAAAATGA
- the queG gene encoding tRNA epoxyqueuosine(34) reductase QueG: protein MDKHELSHFIKTKSRETGFHKVGIAKAGRLPKSSYLKEWLSNGLNGSMHWMESYLDKRLDVKKLYPDAKSIVSVGLNYYSYPKHSSREEHGKISRYAWGEKDYHKILKKKLKGLLQEIKTLDERIEGRLFVDTAPIQDKLWAQQAGIGWQGKHTNIISRDYGSWLFLGELVLDVDLEYDVPIEDFCGSCSACIDACPTQALEPYKIDATKCISYLTIEMWDKPIPEEQSGKLNNWIFGCDICQDVCPWNRFEQETDQADFQPVKENIKPDLKQLVNITEEEFRKRFKKSPVFRAKHKNFIRNVKTVLNKK from the coding sequence ATGGACAAACACGAATTATCGCACTTTATTAAAACCAAAAGCCGGGAAACCGGTTTCCACAAAGTTGGTATTGCTAAAGCTGGCCGTCTGCCAAAATCTTCTTATTTAAAGGAGTGGCTTTCTAATGGTTTGAATGGCTCGATGCATTGGATGGAAAGCTATCTTGATAAACGCCTTGATGTAAAAAAACTCTATCCTGATGCAAAGAGTATTGTTTCTGTGGGCCTTAATTATTATTCGTATCCAAAACATAGTTCGCGTGAGGAACATGGAAAAATTAGCCGCTATGCCTGGGGTGAAAAAGATTATCACAAGATATTAAAAAAGAAATTGAAAGGGTTGTTGCAGGAAATAAAAACTTTGGATGAAAGAATCGAGGGGCGCTTATTTGTTGATACTGCTCCAATCCAGGACAAATTATGGGCACAGCAAGCCGGAATTGGCTGGCAGGGAAAACATACAAATATTATTTCACGTGATTATGGTTCCTGGCTTTTTTTGGGTGAACTGGTTTTAGATGTTGATTTGGAATATGACGTACCGATTGAAGATTTTTGCGGCAGTTGTTCCGCATGTATCGATGCCTGCCCAACACAGGCTCTTGAACCATATAAAATTGATGCTACAAAATGCATATCTTATCTCACGATTGAAATGTGGGATAAACCGATTCCTGAAGAGCAATCGGGAAAACTGAATAACTGGATTTTCGGCTGCGATATTTGCCAGGATGTATGTCCCTGGAACCGCTTTGAACAAGAAACGGATCAGGCTGATTTTCAACCTGTGAAAGAAAATATCAAGCCAGATTTAAAACAGTTGGTAAATATCACTGAAGAAGAATTTAGAAAGAGGTTTAAAAAGAGCCCAGTCTTTCGTGCAAAGCATAAAAATTTTATCAGGAATGTTAAAACGGTTTTAAATAAAAAATAA